The Cyclobacteriaceae bacterium DNA segment GAAAGCTTAGTTGTTTCACCCGGCTTTAGTTTTTGTTTCTCTACTTCTGTTTTGATACACGTGCAATTTCCTTGAACCGAACGGATTTCAAGCGTAGATTTTCCGGTGTTGGAAATTTCTACCTCACGTGTAACCGAAATGTTCTGCTTCATAGATCCATATTCAACAGTAGTAGAAGCAAACCGAAGCAGAGGTGCTTTGGCAAGTTCATCAGTATTCATAGGTGGAAAAAAGTCCTCCAGGGTAGCATACACATTAAAACCCTTAACCGGCTGCACTTCATCGTTTGTATGCACATTGATATGATCTGTCTGGAAACCGTATTGCCCTTTCAACTTACCGTTGTAGCTGACTTTCAGGATTCCTTTCTTTCCGGGTTCAACTACAGTGGGCTCGGCAGCAACCCGGATGTAGGCAGGCGCATCGACTTTACCTAAAAACGTGATGGGATTGGTACCGGAATTCACAAACTCATACTCACGCACTACAAATTCATCTTTCAGGTATATTTTACCAAAGTTAAACGACAGGCTTTTCAAACGGATACTTCCGCTAAGTGCCTGAAACTCGGCTGTTGAAAATCCATTTTTAGAAGTAACCGTACCTTTTATATGCAATACAATCGGCTGATTGTTTGCATCAGTTGTTACCGTAAGCGATTTACTGAAGTAACCCGGTCTTCCTTTGGGATCATACTGGGCTTTAATGCTTCCTGTTTTTCCCGGCATAATCGGTTCTTTGGACCAGCCCGGGGTAGTACAACCGCAGGAGGGCTGCACCTTCAATATTTGAATCGGGGTTGAGCCATTATTGGTGAATACAAACTCATGCGCCACTGGCCCGTCTTCCTCAATAACGGTTCCAAAATCATGTGATTCCTCCCTAAACTGAACGGGCTTCGCTAACTGGGCGAAGGCCACCACTCCCATTACCACAAATAAGCTGACAGCACTGATTCGTTTCATATCGCAGATTTATTTCGACTGTAAAATTAAAACATAATTCCGTTCGGGTTATTTTATTTTCTTTGCGGCATGACACGTATTTTAACCGGTATTCAGAGCAGCGGAAGGCCCCATTTGGGCAATTTATTGGGGGCCATTATCCCTGCCATTAAACTCTCCAAACAGCCTGAAAATGAATCGTTCTTTTTCATTGCCGACCTGCATTCTTTAACCACGATTAAGGACTCCAAAACACGTGAGGAGAATGTACGGGCTGTGGCAGCAGCGTGGCTCGCCTTCGGCTTTGATGTAGAGAAGAATTACTTGTACCGGCAATCACGCATTCCGGAAGTGTGCGAGCTTACGTGGTACCTCAACTGCTTCACTCCTTTTCCCATGCTGGCCAATGCCCATTCATTCAAGGATAAAGCCGATCGGTTGGCGGATGTTAATGCGGGGTTATTCACCTACCCGGTATTGATGACGGCCGATATAATCCTATACGATGCCAATATTGTTCCGGTGGGCAAAGACCAGAAACAGCACCTGGAGATGGCGCGCGACATTGCATCTTCGTTCAACACGCAATACGGAGAAACTTTTGTGGTGCCCGAAGCAAAGATTGAAGAACAAGTAATGACCATACCGGGAACAGATGGTCAGAAAATGAGTAAATCATACGGTAACATTATTGATATCTTTCTTCCTGAAAAGGAATTACTCAAACAAATCAAATCCATTGTTTCGGATAGCACACCTTTGGAAGCCCCAAAAGATCCGGATAAGGACAACACTTTTGCCATCTATAGTTTACTGGCTTCACCCGAGGAAGTAGAGTCGATGCGTAAAAATTACCTGGCTGGTAATTATGGATATGGACATGCCAAGAAGGAATTGCATGAACTGATCCTGAAAAAATTTGCTGCCGAACGGGAAGCGTTCAACTTCTATTACTCCAATACCGAAGAGCTGGAAAAAAAACTTCAGCAAGGAGAAGACAAGGCACGCACCATTGCCATTAGTGTACTGGAACGTGTTCGTAAAAAGTTAGGATTCCGGTAGACGTTGCTAAAGCCATCTCAAAAATCAGTTTCTTCTGTCAGCCTGTCCCGATAATTATCGGGATGTCGAAGGCAGTTTTGAATACTAAAATCGGTTTCGACAGGCTCAACCTGACACTGACCGTATTTTTGAGATGGCTTCTAATTAATCTGCTTTCCAGAGTATCTCCTGCTTATCGCGTACGGCTAAAACAATGCTGGTAGGGTTGCCATTAATTAACAGTCGGGCTTCCTTTCCGGGAAACTTCTCCAGGTCGACAATTACGCCTTTCCCAATGTATGCTGTAGGAGAAAGTACATCCGTATCCGGACAAATGCGGTCGTGTACTTCCTGAAGTTTCTCCTCCATGTAGTCGCCAAACTCATCCACAAAATCATCCTCCAACTCATGCAGCGCATCTTCAACCTCATCGTAGCGCGGATCGTTGTAATCTATCTTCTCAAGTTCATTTTTCTTGTCAATGATTGCAGAAAGGGTCTTATCTAATTTCTTATAATCCATTACGTAAACATTTTGTACAAAGATTGCACAATTCAAGGGAAATTGAAAGACATAATTCGAGCCAGGCGGACAATTCACCGAATCATGTAAATTTGTAAACCAAACATGAACTATATTTTTTCAACGTTGAGTTTTTCAGTCCGGTACCCCAAATTTTTCATTACCCTCTTCCTTCTGACTGGCTGTTTGTGTGTCAGCCTGCGGAGTTATTCTCAATTTTCCCGCGATACTGTTTTCACCCTGGCGTTGGCAACCACCTCGGCAAAATCCTACCCTGAAATAAAACCACCTCCTACGCCACGATTTTACCTGAAAGATGCCTTTTCTGTACAGCAAACCAACCGCTGGAGAGACCGGAACATCGTAAACCCGAAAACGCTTGGCGCAGCTCTTGCCCTTGGGAACAACTACTTCCCGGAAATCGATAGCCTGATCAGGCAACATAATCTGCCTCCATCATTCAAATGGATACCGTTAAGCCTTTCAGCCATGCAACACAACTTTTATGGGCCGGATGGGCGCGCAGGGCTATGGCAACTTCCGCACCTGATTGCCGTACAGTATAACCTTATGCTTACGCATGATGTCGATCAGCGTCTTGATCCCATTCACAATACGCGTATTGCCGTTCACTACTTGTCTGATCTGATACAAACGTTTGGTGGCGATACCAATATGGCCTTGCTGGCCTTTTTCAACAGTGAGGGTTCGGTTAGAGCAGCATTTTCAAAAATGGAAACCATGCGTTTCAAAGATGAAGCTGCCAAAATGAATTACATCTACGATCAGCTGCCTGCCGCTACACGCGAAGACATCTTTTTATGGAATTACATTGCCTCTATTCTCCCTGACGAAGTGCCTTTCAGAGAGAAACATCCCAACGGGCTATTGCCTTCTGTCGATAGTGTACAAATTAAAAATCAAACACTGATCATCTCACTGGCCCTTTTACTGAAAACTTCTGAAACAGAAATCGCGGCATACAATCCATCCTTACGTGGAAAGAAAATTCCGGCTGGTACGTTCATCTTTCTTCCGAAGCAACAGAAAGATAGTCTTGTCGCCAACGTTGATCAGTTGCAGCAACAACAAGATTCTATAATTCAAACCAGAAAAATAGTAATCGAAAAAAAGCCAGTCGTTCCACCCGAAAATACCTTTAACGTTATGTACACCGTTCGGCATGGCGATAACCTGGGACGCATTGCCATGAATCATCGCGTAAGCATCCGGCAATTAAAGGAATGGAATAATCTGAAAAGTGATAGAATCAATGTAGGGCAACAACTTATCATTTACACGAAAGAACAAATCAAAAGCACAGCGCCCGCTTCAAATGGAGTAGTAAAAGAACAAAAGCTTGAACCCGGAACCTACACGGAATACACGGTTAAGCAGGGCGATTCGCTCTGGTCGATTTCTCAGCAATTTCCGGGTGTTACAGTTAATGACATTATGCGCTGGAATAATATTGGTGAACGCATTGATATCGGTCAGGTTTTAAAAATCAAGAAACAATGAAACTTAACCGGATCGTTTTATTTGGTACGGTAATTTTCCTTGCGGGAATCATCATTCAACTTATTCATCCAGAAAACGGCATTCGTTTAACGGAAAATTTCGGATTGTATTTTCCAACCGCAAAAGAAGTCTTCATTCAAACGGATCGATCAGAACAAGAACGCCTGCAGGCCATTTTAAAAGAAGAGATTTTATCTGATTCCATTTCCAATTCCGTTAAATTCAAACAAGACTCCATTCGCTCCATTCAAATAAGAGATTCCATCCGCAGCGCACAACTAAGTATTCATTACCCAAACAACGACAAAAGTATTTTATACAATTTCTTTAGTACGATGGAAAAAGTGAACAGCAACAAAAAGCCTATTCACATTGTGCATTATGGCGATAGCCAAATTGAAGGCGATAGAATTACGGCTTACATCCGTCAAAAGCTTCAGGAACAATTTGGCGGACGCGGACCAGGTTGGTTGCCGGTGAAACCCCTCGCCTATCCCCGCAGTGTGATTCTCAATCATTCTGATAATTGGAAATCATATTACTTCTACAATCAAGGCGACAGTCTTGTTGACCATCGCCTTTACGGACACCTGGGAATTTTTTCCCGGTTTACCGATTATCCGGACAGCACCACGCAGGACAGTACTACGCACTATGCCTGGGTGAGTTATAAATCATCATCACGATCCTATTCAGGCACACGATCATTCAGGGACGTGCGCATATTTTATGGAAAGAATAATCAACCCGTTACACTAGAACTGGTGCATAAAGATTCGGTAGTCTATACAAAAATTCTGAAACCGAGAACTAATCCTGGATTAGTGCGGTACACCTTTCCGAAATATATAAATGAGGTAACGATTCGTTTTTCAGGAAACGAAAGCCCTGATGTGTATGGAGTTTCACTTGACGATACACAAGGTATAATGGTAGACAACATTGGTATGCGTGGCGATTCAGGTGCAAGTTTCATTTCACTTGAACAAGAATCCTACAGCCTCGCATTCAGGGAATTCAATATTCCACTTTTCATTCTTCAGTTTGGTGGCAATGCCGTTCCGTATGCAAAAAGTGAAGAACGGATTAAAGGGTATGCCCGGAATTTTAAACGCAACATTCAATACCTGAAGCAGCTTAAACCAAATGCTGCGATACTGGTAATTGGACCATCGGATATGAGTGTATTAAACGGCACCAATTGGGAAACGTATCCGCATCTACCACAAGTTCGTGACGCATTGAAAACAGCGGCTCATGAAGCGGGTGCAGCCTATTGGGATTTGTATGAAGCCATGGGTGGCAAGGGATCCATGAAAGAATGGGTTAACGCCAATCCGCCCTTGGCCATAAAAGATTATGCACACTTTACCGACAAGGGAGCTTTGAAAGTGAGCCAATGGTTTATGGATGCCTTGTTGAAAGATTACCAGCAGTTCAAGCAGCAAAAAACCAAATCAAACACACCGACTAAGAAAAAGGAAAATGAACTTTCGAAGTAATACAACCTACATGATTATCCTTATGCTTCTGCTGGCATTTAGCGTGCAGGCGCAGCGCTATATTCATGACTACCCGAATTATGATTTCATTGATTACGATAAGAATCAATTGCAATATTTTGGTACCGCTGAGCCCATGCGTGGCTTTTATGATAAACTCGATCAACTGATTTACCGTGGCGAAGGACAAATCAATATTCTGCATGTTGGCGGATCACACATTCAGGCAGGAATATGGTCGGGTAGTGTACGGGAAGCGTTGCATGCCCTTCACCCGGGTATTGTTGCAGGAAGAGGTTTCGTTTTTCCCTATCGGGCGGCCAGAACAAATACACCCTATGATTACACAGTTGATTATGCCGGTGGTTGGGAAGGATGTCGCAATGTGGAAAAAAATAAGGATTGCAACCTGGGTGTACTTGGGGTTTCCGTTACCACAGAAAGAAATGATGCGTGGTTAAAAATTGCGTTGAAGGAAAATCAGCTTATTGATTACCGCTTTACCAAAGTCATTGTTTACCACGCTACCGATGCGCAATCATTCTGCTTTGAATTTCCCAACGATCCGGCAGCTACTATTGAAACCTTTCCAGATAAAGGCTATTCAAAAATTACATTTACACGGGCGTTAGACACCCTTCATCTTCAGGTAAAGCAAACCGATTCACTTCAGCAGTACTTTACCTGTTACGGATTTAAACTTGAAACTGATAAACCCGGTATCTACTACAATGCCGTAGGAGTCAATGGCGCAGATGTACCTGCGTATTTGCGCAGCCCGAATTTCGCGCGCGACCTGCAAACCTCTCCCCCTGACCTGGTAATTCTTTCGATTGGAATAAACGATGCCTTGTATCCCAGTTTTTCACCACAAGCCTACAAAGAAAACTATCGGGAGTTGATCAGAAGAATAAAATCCGTAGCACCGGAGGCTGCCATATTATTCACTACCAACAACGACAGCTATTTTAAACGGAGGTATGTAAATCCCAATGGAGAAAAAGTAAAGCAGGCAATGAGTGAATTATCGGCACAATTCAATACAGCCGTTTGGGATATGTACAGCATTATGGGTGGCCGCGGCAGCATTGATACCTGGATTGACGCACGCCTCGCCAAAACAGACAAGCTACATTTTACAGGTGATGGCTACCGGTTACTAGGTAGCCTACTCGCCAGTGCCATCATTCAGGATTACGAAAAACACATACTGGCCAAAGCAAAGCGCTGATGATCGAGTGGCTTGAATATATCTTTTTCTTTTGGGAAGATCCGGTCGGTTCGGGTATGTCCGATGGACTGTTTTTTACAAAAGTCTACTTTTGGATATTCTTGCTGCTGGTGTTGGGCCTGCAATCGCTGATTGAAGAAGGAAACAAGTGGTACACCGCCCTGCTATTCAGCACCACCAGCGCGATACTTGGTTTATTCTACTTTACATGGGCACAATTAGGACCCGTCTTTATCTGCTGGTCAACCTTTGCCTTTTTTATTATTTACTATGCGATGCACAATCACAAAACCGCATCGCGAAATGCTTTTTTGTTTGCAGCCAGTCTTTTCTTTTATTACAAAACCAGCGGTTTCTTCTTTCTGATTCTTGTTTTCTCCACGCTTATAAACTACGCAAGTGGAATTGGCATCCACCGGGCAAGTGGGTTACGCGGCAAGAAAATAATTCTGGCCATCAGCATCACCATAAACCTGTTGGTGCTTTTCTACTTTAAATATGCCTACTTCTTTACCGACTCATACAACCTGTTTGTTTCTTCATTCAATGAATTCTGGAACACCAACATCGGTGAGTACCTGCAGGTAAAAAACGTTTTGGCCGCATGGGTTAACGATCAGTTTGGAGGAACCTTTCGTGTAGAGAAAATTTTGTTGCCGGTTGGCATTTCATTCTACACCTTTCAAACCATTAGCTACATTGTTGATGTGTACCGAAAAGAGGTGCAGCCGGTTTACAACATCCTGGATTTTGGTTTCTACGTTTCCTTCTTTCCCCAATTGGTGGCCGGGCCGATTGTGAGGGCCAAGGATTTCATTCCCCAACTCAATAATCTACATCAGATTACTCGATATGATTTTGGCATTGGCTTATTCTGGATTTTAAACGGCTTGCTTAAAAAAGCGTTTCTGGCCGATTTTCTGGCTAACGGATTTATAGATGGTGTATTTGAAGATCCGCTCCGGTTTACCGGCTTTGAAAACCTGATGGCCATCATCGGATATACCATGCAGGTGTACGCAGATTTCTCAGGCTACACAGACATCGCCATTGGCATTGCCTTACTTATGGGCTTCAGGTTAAATACCAATTTCAATTCCCCTTATAAAGCTTTGCATGTGGGCGAGTTCTGGCAGCGGTGGCACATTTCGCTTAGTACGTGGCTTAAAGATTACCTCTACATTCCGTTGGGTGGAAATAAAGTGGGCACGCTCGCTACCTATATCTGTATTAGTGGAATCATGATCATCATGGTCGCACTGAGTGGCAAACTCTGGGTTCAGGTTGGGGCTGTGATTTTAGTTTCTACACTTGTATTAGTTATCATTTCCAGAATCTCTCCCTCCTTTCGGAATTGGGTAAATACCAATGTAAACATCATGATCACCATGTTGCTTGGTGGGCTGTGGCATGGTGCCAGTTGGAACTTTGTGATCTGGGGTGGACTAAACGGATTGGGTGTAGTAGTGTACAAACTTTGGCGAAGCATCAGTCCTTGGGAAAAATCCAATCACCTGGTGGCAAGAATCTGGAAAATAACCCTCACGCTTTCGTTCATCACCTTTACGCGTATTTTCTTTCGCTCCCCCGATATGGAAACTGCCCGGCACATGATGAGCCAGATTGGAACCCAATTTCACGCGGCCGTTATCCCGCAGGCTATACAGGCATACGACATCTACTTTGTGGTATTACTTCTAGGCTTTGTTATACACTGGTTGAGCAGTGATTTTAAAAATAAGTATCGAGAGTTTTTTGCTAACCTCCACTGGGGTTATCAGGCTGCCATTGCGGTTATGGTTATGTACCTGGCGCACCAAAGCCTGCAGGCATCTCAACCGTTTATCTATTTCCAGTTCTAGCACGTTGGATTTTCCGTCATTCTGGGTGAAAGATTAGTCCTTTCAGATTAACTTTACCCAGTCAAAAGTAAACTACCATGGCACAGGATTTCTTACCCATCAATGGAACAGATCATATTGAATTTTATGTAGGCAACGCCAAGCAATCGGCTCTGTTTTATCAGTATGCTTTTGGCTTTCAGTTGATTGCTTATGCCGGCCCCGAAACCGGTGTTCGTGACCGCGCCTCCTATGTACTTCGTCAGAATAAAATTACGTTGGTACTGACCACCTCCCTTCAGCCCGACTCAGAAATAGCTGAGCACGTTAAGAAACATGGCGATGGTGTGAAAGTGTTGGCCTTATGGGTAGACGATGCAACAAAATCGTTCCAGGAAACTACGCTTCGAGGTGCCGAACCCGCCTTTGCACCGAAAGTGTTGAAAGATGAGTTTGGAGAAGTTACCGTATCGGCCATTAAAACCTATGGCGAAACCATCCATACTTTCGTAGAGCGTAAAAAGTATAACGGCCCATTCCTTCCGGGATATAAACCACGCACCAGTGGTGTTAACGTTGAACCGATCGGATTGAAATATGTTGATCATTGCGTAGGAAATGTGGAACTGGGTAAAATGAATACGTGGGTAGATTTTTATGAAAAGGTAATGGGATTCAGTTTGCTGGTTACGTTTGATGACAAAGACATCTCGACCGAATACAGTGCCCTCATGTCGAAAGTAGTGTCGAATGGAAATGGCTACATCAAATTTCCAATAAATGAGCCAGCACAAGGAAAGAAGAAATCACAAATTGAAGAATACCTGGATTTTTATAAAGGCGCAGGCGTGCAACACATCGCTATAGCCACTGACGATATCATTCATACTGTAGATGAGTTACGCAAACGAGGTGTTGAATTTTTGTACGTACCCGAAACCTATTATGAAGATGTAATGGAACGCGTTGGCTCCATTAACGAAAGTCTGGAAGAATTGAAGAAACTGAATATTCTCATTGATCGTGATGAAGAGGGATATTTGTTACAGATTTTTACCAAACCCATACAAGACAGACCAACTGTATTTTTTGAGATCATCGAACGGAATGGCGCGAAGTCGTTCGGTAAAGGAAATTTCAAAGCCCTGTTTGAATCTATTGAACGGGAACAGG contains these protein-coding regions:
- a CDS encoding DUF1573 domain-containing protein, which translates into the protein MKRISAVSLFVVMGVVAFAQLAKPVQFREESHDFGTVIEEDGPVAHEFVFTNNGSTPIQILKVQPSCGCTTPGWSKEPIMPGKTGSIKAQYDPKGRPGYFSKSLTVTTDANNQPIVLHIKGTVTSKNGFSTAEFQALSGSIRLKSLSFNFGKIYLKDEFVVREYEFVNSGTNPITFLGKVDAPAYIRVAAEPTVVEPGKKGILKVSYNGKLKGQYGFQTDHINVHTNDEVQPVKGFNVYATLEDFFPPMNTDELAKAPLLRFASTTVEYGSMKQNISVTREVEISNTGKSTLEIRSVQGNCTCIKTEVEKQKLKPGETTKLSISFNPQDRKGTQTKSVTIYSNDPINPVQRITLTGVVD
- the trpS gene encoding tryptophan--tRNA ligase translates to MTRILTGIQSSGRPHLGNLLGAIIPAIKLSKQPENESFFFIADLHSLTTIKDSKTREENVRAVAAAWLAFGFDVEKNYLYRQSRIPEVCELTWYLNCFTPFPMLANAHSFKDKADRLADVNAGLFTYPVLMTADIILYDANIVPVGKDQKQHLEMARDIASSFNTQYGETFVVPEAKIEEQVMTIPGTDGQKMSKSYGNIIDIFLPEKELLKQIKSIVSDSTPLEAPKDPDKDNTFAIYSLLASPEEVESMRKNYLAGNYGYGHAKKELHELILKKFAAEREAFNFYYSNTEELEKKLQQGEDKARTIAISVLERVRKKLGFR
- a CDS encoding LysM peptidoglycan-binding domain-containing protein, which gives rise to MNYIFSTLSFSVRYPKFFITLFLLTGCLCVSLRSYSQFSRDTVFTLALATTSAKSYPEIKPPPTPRFYLKDAFSVQQTNRWRDRNIVNPKTLGAALALGNNYFPEIDSLIRQHNLPPSFKWIPLSLSAMQHNFYGPDGRAGLWQLPHLIAVQYNLMLTHDVDQRLDPIHNTRIAVHYLSDLIQTFGGDTNMALLAFFNSEGSVRAAFSKMETMRFKDEAAKMNYIYDQLPAATREDIFLWNYIASILPDEVPFREKHPNGLLPSVDSVQIKNQTLIISLALLLKTSETEIAAYNPSLRGKKIPAGTFIFLPKQQKDSLVANVDQLQQQQDSIIQTRKIVIEKKPVVPPENTFNVMYTVRHGDNLGRIAMNHRVSIRQLKEWNNLKSDRINVGQQLIIYTKEQIKSTAPASNGVVKEQKLEPGTYTEYTVKQGDSLWSISQQFPGVTVNDIMRWNNIGERIDIGQVLKIKKQ
- a CDS encoding GDSL-type esterase/lipase family protein: MKLNRIVLFGTVIFLAGIIIQLIHPENGIRLTENFGLYFPTAKEVFIQTDRSEQERLQAILKEEILSDSISNSVKFKQDSIRSIQIRDSIRSAQLSIHYPNNDKSILYNFFSTMEKVNSNKKPIHIVHYGDSQIEGDRITAYIRQKLQEQFGGRGPGWLPVKPLAYPRSVILNHSDNWKSYYFYNQGDSLVDHRLYGHLGIFSRFTDYPDSTTQDSTTHYAWVSYKSSSRSYSGTRSFRDVRIFYGKNNQPVTLELVHKDSVVYTKILKPRTNPGLVRYTFPKYINEVTIRFSGNESPDVYGVSLDDTQGIMVDNIGMRGDSGASFISLEQESYSLAFREFNIPLFILQFGGNAVPYAKSEERIKGYARNFKRNIQYLKQLKPNAAILVIGPSDMSVLNGTNWETYPHLPQVRDALKTAAHEAGAAYWDLYEAMGGKGSMKEWVNANPPLAIKDYAHFTDKGALKVSQWFMDALLKDYQQFKQQKTKSNTPTKKKENELSK
- a CDS encoding GDSL-type esterase/lipase family protein, whose translation is MNFRSNTTYMIILMLLLAFSVQAQRYIHDYPNYDFIDYDKNQLQYFGTAEPMRGFYDKLDQLIYRGEGQINILHVGGSHIQAGIWSGSVREALHALHPGIVAGRGFVFPYRAARTNTPYDYTVDYAGGWEGCRNVEKNKDCNLGVLGVSVTTERNDAWLKIALKENQLIDYRFTKVIVYHATDAQSFCFEFPNDPAATIETFPDKGYSKITFTRALDTLHLQVKQTDSLQQYFTCYGFKLETDKPGIYYNAVGVNGADVPAYLRSPNFARDLQTSPPDLVILSIGINDALYPSFSPQAYKENYRELIRRIKSVAPEAAILFTTNNDSYFKRRYVNPNGEKVKQAMSELSAQFNTAVWDMYSIMGGRGSIDTWIDARLAKTDKLHFTGDGYRLLGSLLASAIIQDYEKHILAKAKR
- a CDS encoding MBOAT family O-acyltransferase; translation: MIEWLEYIFFFWEDPVGSGMSDGLFFTKVYFWIFLLLVLGLQSLIEEGNKWYTALLFSTTSAILGLFYFTWAQLGPVFICWSTFAFFIIYYAMHNHKTASRNAFLFAASLFFYYKTSGFFFLILVFSTLINYASGIGIHRASGLRGKKIILAISITINLLVLFYFKYAYFFTDSYNLFVSSFNEFWNTNIGEYLQVKNVLAAWVNDQFGGTFRVEKILLPVGISFYTFQTISYIVDVYRKEVQPVYNILDFGFYVSFFPQLVAGPIVRAKDFIPQLNNLHQITRYDFGIGLFWILNGLLKKAFLADFLANGFIDGVFEDPLRFTGFENLMAIIGYTMQVYADFSGYTDIAIGIALLMGFRLNTNFNSPYKALHVGEFWQRWHISLSTWLKDYLYIPLGGNKVGTLATYICISGIMIIMVALSGKLWVQVGAVILVSTLVLVIISRISPSFRNWVNTNVNIMITMLLGGLWHGASWNFVIWGGLNGLGVVVYKLWRSISPWEKSNHLVARIWKITLTLSFITFTRIFFRSPDMETARHMMSQIGTQFHAAVIPQAIQAYDIYFVVLLLGFVIHWLSSDFKNKYREFFANLHWGYQAAIAVMVMYLAHQSLQASQPFIYFQF
- the hppD gene encoding 4-hydroxyphenylpyruvate dioxygenase, which translates into the protein MAQDFLPINGTDHIEFYVGNAKQSALFYQYAFGFQLIAYAGPETGVRDRASYVLRQNKITLVLTTSLQPDSEIAEHVKKHGDGVKVLALWVDDATKSFQETTLRGAEPAFAPKVLKDEFGEVTVSAIKTYGETIHTFVERKKYNGPFLPGYKPRTSGVNVEPIGLKYVDHCVGNVELGKMNTWVDFYEKVMGFSLLVTFDDKDISTEYSALMSKVVSNGNGYIKFPINEPAQGKKKSQIEEYLDFYKGAGVQHIAIATDDIIHTVDELRKRGVEFLYVPETYYEDVMERVGSINESLEELKKLNILIDRDEEGYLLQIFTKPIQDRPTVFFEIIERNGAKSFGKGNFKALFESIEREQALRGNL